One Misgurnus anguillicaudatus chromosome 22, ASM2758022v2, whole genome shotgun sequence DNA segment encodes these proteins:
- the LOC129439880 gene encoding retinol dehydrogenase 11, with the protein MYLLYTILAALLCFLVLKWLKRRRYCMDVKRLDGKTVLITGGNAGIGKETAVALALRGARVIIACRDEEKAKKAVREIKARSHNMNVLYMEVDLANMKSIRDFGKTFLQREKRLDILINNAGMPSVLDWTDDNFSMCFGVNHLGHFLLTSLLLPRLKESSPSRVITLTCSSYKYQKLDFQDLNYNLFPFFTYCRSKLANIYFTQELARMMEGKGVTAYAVHPGYVQSNWTCHFSVLYRIVMQVVMFMFFVSCETGAQTVVYCAVSDEVVQHNGGYFSDCRPAPLRTFARDPGVAKKLWEASERLVKLA; encoded by the exons ATGTATCTGTTATACACTATATTAGCGGCACTTTTGTGCTTTTTAGTATTGAAATGGTTAAAACGAAGAAGGTACTGCATGGATGTGAAGCGACTGGATGGGAAAACGGTTCTTATTACTG GTGGGAACGCTGGTATCGGGAAGGAAACAGCTGTAGCATTGGCTCTGCGAGGCGCTCGGGTCATCATCGCCTGCAGAGATGAGGAGAAAGCAAAGAAGGCAGTTCGGGAGATCAAAGCCAGGAGCCACAACATGAATGTGCTTTATATGGAGGTCGACCTGGCCAATATGAAATCCATACGAGATTTCGGTAAAACCTTCTTACAGCGGGAGAAGCGGCTGGATATTCTGATCAATAATGCAG GCATGCCCAGTGTCCTGGACTGGACTGATGACAATTTCTCCATGTGTTTTGGCGTGAACCACCTGGGGCATTTTCTATTGACCAGCCTTCTCCTCCCGCGGTTGAAAGAAAGCTCCCCCAGCAGGGTGATAACGCTCACCTGCTCGAGCTACAAGTACCAGAAGCTTGACTTTCAGGATCTAAACTACAACCTCTTCCCATTTTTCACCTACTGTCGTAGTAAGCTGGCCAACATTTACTTCACGCAGGAGTTGGCTCGCATGATGGAGGGGAAAGGAGTGACGGCGTATGCGGTTCACCCTG gtTACGTTCAAAGTAACTGGACCTGTCATTTCTCGGTTCTGTACCGGATCGTGATGCAGGTGGTGATGTTCATGTTCTTTGTTTCGTGCGAGACTGGCGCTCAGACTGTTGTGTACTGCGCAGTATCAGATGAGGTTGTCCAGCACAATGGAGGATACTTTAGCGACTGTCGTCCGGCTCCCCTGCGAACCTTCGCTAGAGACCCTGGAGTTGCCAAAAAACTTTGGGAGGCCAGCGAGAGATTAGTTAAGCTGGCCTGA